One part of the Hyalangium ruber genome encodes these proteins:
- a CDS encoding ATP-binding protein — MGFDEGARPHSLEGEGSSLMLAPRPWNEEARLEALRSYEVLDTEPEASLDGITRLAAQLCGTPIALISLLDEDRQWFKSRVGLEAQETSRDVAFCAYAILREGLFVVPDAHLDARFARNPLVTGAPHIRFYAGAPLLTPEGLALGTVCVIDRVPRQLSPEQVRSLETLAEQVVAQLELRRMNHTQRRLIDELRGSNERFQILQRATNDVVWDWDLVTNQVKWSERLAPAFGYAQKDTSPESSWWFSRLHPEDRERVTKSLDHIIDGSGTLWTDEYRFRRANGTYARVMDRGAVLRNAQGNPVRMLGAMVDVSEREEMRSRLALADRMASVGTLAAGVAHEINNPLAYVIANLDYARQEVEHAVAQGTLEAGELPDALKEAREGSERMRLIVKDLKMFSRPDDERMELVDVRRAIDSATTMAWNEIRHRARLVKAYQPVPSVYANEARLGQVFLNLLVNAAQAIPEGSADCNEIRVSTRLDERGRIVIEVRDTGGGIPEEIRARILEPFFTTKPQGMGTGLGLSICHGIIASLGGELGFDSELGKGTTFRVVLEPPVEMGRGKVVERHVLPAGRRGHILVVDDEPMVLNAIKRTLSTEHEVTVFNRARAALKWLEQGQPWDLILCDLMMPEMTGMEFHAELVRRWPERVSDIIFVTGGAFTAGAREFLGKVASTRLEKPFEPQALRELVKSRLSQAD, encoded by the coding sequence ATGGGTTTCGATGAGGGAGCGCGCCCCCATTCCCTGGAGGGCGAGGGCTCTTCCCTGATGCTTGCCCCGCGGCCGTGGAACGAAGAGGCGCGTCTGGAGGCCCTGCGCAGCTACGAGGTGCTCGACACCGAGCCCGAGGCGAGCCTCGACGGCATCACCCGCCTGGCGGCGCAGCTGTGCGGCACCCCCATCGCGTTGATCTCCCTGCTGGACGAGGATCGCCAGTGGTTCAAGTCGCGCGTGGGCCTGGAGGCGCAGGAGACCTCGCGCGATGTGGCCTTCTGCGCCTACGCCATCCTCCGCGAGGGGCTGTTCGTGGTGCCGGACGCGCACCTGGACGCGCGCTTCGCGCGAAACCCCCTGGTCACGGGCGCGCCCCACATCCGCTTCTACGCGGGCGCGCCCCTGTTGACGCCCGAGGGGCTCGCGCTGGGCACGGTGTGCGTCATCGACCGGGTGCCGCGGCAGCTCTCTCCGGAGCAGGTCCGCTCCCTGGAGACGCTGGCCGAGCAGGTGGTGGCCCAGCTGGAGCTGCGGCGGATGAACCACACGCAGCGGCGGCTCATCGACGAGCTGCGGGGCAGCAACGAGCGCTTCCAGATTCTCCAGCGCGCCACCAATGACGTCGTCTGGGATTGGGATCTGGTGACCAACCAGGTGAAGTGGAGTGAGCGCCTCGCGCCCGCGTTCGGCTACGCGCAGAAGGACACCAGCCCCGAGTCGAGCTGGTGGTTCTCTCGCCTGCACCCGGAGGACCGGGAGCGGGTGACGAAGAGCCTCGACCACATCATCGATGGCAGCGGCACGTTGTGGACGGACGAGTACCGCTTCCGGCGCGCCAATGGCACCTACGCGCGGGTGATGGACCGCGGCGCCGTGCTGCGCAACGCGCAAGGCAACCCGGTGCGGATGCTGGGGGCCATGGTGGACGTGAGCGAGCGCGAGGAGATGCGCTCGCGGCTGGCGCTGGCCGACCGCATGGCCTCGGTGGGCACCCTGGCGGCCGGGGTGGCGCATGAAATCAACAACCCGCTGGCCTACGTCATCGCCAACCTGGACTACGCGCGCCAGGAGGTGGAGCACGCGGTGGCCCAGGGCACGCTGGAGGCGGGCGAGCTGCCCGATGCGCTCAAGGAGGCGCGCGAGGGCTCCGAGCGGATGCGCCTCATCGTCAAGGACCTGAAGATGTTCTCCCGGCCGGACGACGAGCGCATGGAGTTGGTGGACGTGCGCCGCGCCATCGACTCGGCGACGACGATGGCCTGGAACGAGATCCGCCACCGGGCGAGGCTGGTGAAGGCCTACCAGCCGGTGCCCTCGGTGTACGCCAACGAGGCGCGGCTGGGGCAGGTGTTCCTCAACCTGCTGGTGAACGCGGCGCAGGCCATTCCCGAGGGCTCCGCGGACTGCAACGAGATTCGCGTCTCCACGCGGCTGGACGAGCGGGGGCGCATCGTCATCGAGGTGCGCGACACGGGCGGCGGGATTCCGGAGGAGATCCGCGCGAGAATCCTCGAGCCGTTCTTCACCACCAAGCCCCAAGGCATGGGCACGGGCCTGGGGCTGTCCATCTGCCACGGCATCATCGCCAGCCTGGGCGGAGAGCTGGGGTTCGACAGCGAGCTGGGCAAGGGCACCACCTTCCGCGTGGTGCTCGAGCCGCCGGTGGAGATGGGGCGCGGCAAGGTGGTCGAGCGGCACGTGCTGCCGGCCGGGCGGCGCGGCCACATCCTGGTGGTGGATGACGAGCCCATGGTGCTCAACGCCATCAAGCGCACGCTGAGCACGGAGCATGAGGTGACGGTGTTCAACCGGGCCCGGGCGGCGCTGAAGTGGCTGGAGCAGGGCCAGCCGTGGGACCTCATCCTCTGTGACTTGATGATGCCGGAGATGACGGGAATGGAGTTCCACGCCGAGCTGGTGCGGCGCTGGCCCGAGCGGGTCTCGGACATCATCTTCGTCACCGGCGGGGCCTTCACTGCCGGTGCGCGCGAGTTCCTGGGCAAGGTGGCCAGCACGCGCCTGGAGAAGCCTTTCGAGCCCCAGGCGTTGCGGGAGCTGGTGAAGTCACGGCTCTCCCAGGCGGATTGA